In Armatimonadota bacterium, a single genomic region encodes these proteins:
- a CDS encoding terminase family protein, with translation MQEFLDWLSPIWKPHPGQLAFLEAKAKTKVLACGRRWGKTDACAVHILSKLESDKPRRQLIIAPTKSQAKMIYKRIVSLIKRLLNKDLWFQKFIDIPTFRDSDMEITIGHHTICARSAGQKHNLRGDEADHIAVDEAAFVTREVIDEVLSPMMATTDGELTLISTPKGTNHFYEQFSEGIKTDHDKDEFFSLQSPSSDNPMVVAKFLEKQKKLLSASAYQTEYEAKFVQHDGYVFAREAVERCVHLEPEADIPGPDIIAIDWARYHDYTALVVLRGHQTRASVLEADRLQRTGWKEQIEWVKSITERYPNARIVCDTTGVGDGITSWLREELKTKSVKDHTITAANKPQLIDGLVKLIEREHIQLPDYKPLRDELDNFEATRSATGHITLAAQCGHDDLVIALALAAADLPYANRMMMVTGERR, from the coding sequence ATGCAAGAATTCCTCGACTGGCTCTCGCCCATCTGGAAACCCCACCCCGGACAACTCGCCTTCCTAGAAGCAAAAGCCAAAACCAAAGTATTAGCCTGCGGACGACGCTGGGGAAAAACCGACGCCTGCGCCGTCCACATCCTGTCGAAGCTCGAAAGCGACAAACCACGCCGCCAGCTCATCATCGCCCCCACCAAATCCCAAGCGAAGATGATCTACAAACGAATCGTCAGCCTCATCAAACGCCTCCTAAACAAAGACCTCTGGTTCCAAAAGTTCATCGACATCCCCACGTTCCGGGACAGCGACATGGAAATCACCATCGGACACCACACCATCTGCGCCCGAAGCGCCGGACAAAAACACAACCTCCGAGGAGACGAAGCCGACCACATCGCCGTCGACGAAGCCGCGTTCGTCACCCGCGAAGTCATCGACGAAGTCCTGAGTCCCATGATGGCCACCACCGACGGCGAGCTCACCCTCATCAGCACCCCCAAAGGAACCAACCACTTCTACGAACAGTTCTCCGAGGGCATCAAAACCGACCACGACAAAGACGAGTTCTTCAGCCTCCAAAGCCCAAGCTCCGACAACCCCATGGTCGTAGCCAAGTTCCTAGAGAAACAAAAGAAGCTCCTCAGCGCCAGTGCCTACCAAACCGAATACGAAGCCAAATTCGTCCAGCACGACGGCTACGTCTTCGCCCGCGAAGCCGTCGAGCGGTGCGTGCACCTCGAACCCGAAGCCGACATCCCCGGCCCCGACATCATCGCCATCGACTGGGCGAGGTACCACGACTACACCGCGTTAGTCGTCCTGCGCGGCCACCAAACCCGCGCATCTGTCCTCGAAGCCGACCGCCTCCAGCGCACCGGCTGGAAAGAACAAATCGAATGGGTCAAATCCATCACCGAGCGCTACCCCAACGCCAGAATCGTCTGCGACACCACCGGAGTCGGAGACGGTATCACCAGCTGGCTCCGAGAAGAACTCAAAACCAAATCCGTGAAAGACCACACCATCACCGCCGCCAACAAACCCCAACTCATCGACGGCCTCGTAAAACTCATCGAGCGAGAACACATCCAACTCCCCGACTACAAACCCCTGCGCGATGAACTAGACAACTTCGAAGCCACCCGCAGCGCCACCGGACACATAACCCTCGCCGCCCAATGCGGACACGACGACCTAGTCATCGCCCTAGCCCTAGCCGCCGCCGACCTCCCCTACGCCAACCGAATGATGATGGTCACCGGAGAAAGAAGATGA
- a CDS encoding YifB family Mg chelatase-like AAA ATPase: MIAKAHSATLNGIEALPIVIEVDLQPAVEKMMFTLVGLPDQAVGESKERVRTAIKNSGLDFPYKRVLCNLAPGDLRKEGPFLDLPIAIAVLAANNVLPISELESTLIIGEMGLDGEMRLVDGAVSVALMALEQGFRRLIMPHQNAREAAVAVGVEVYGVRNLLEAVELLNGSLLVGPVVFDDGEDVRLPHYEVDYSDVKGQKHAIRALEIAAAGGHNVLMVGPPGSGKTMLARRLPTILPPLKLEEAIAVTRIHSSAGQKGAREGLVWERPFRSPHHSASHAAIVGGGKNPKPGEISLGHFGVLLMDEMPEFDRSVLEALRQPLEDGVITVARVSNTLTFPAECILIGAMNPCPCGFRGLPEQKCVSNPASCSKYASKISGPLMDRIDIHLEVPRLKPDELMDKEPGEASFAIRERVVAARELQGARLGGARVNAKMTPREIREMVVLDEECDQFMRAVAARMSISGRVFDRILRVGRTIADLDGSEQVRKAHLAEAVQYRERG; this comes from the coding sequence ATGATCGCCAAAGCCCACTCCGCAACCCTGAACGGGATTGAGGCGTTGCCGATTGTGATCGAAGTTGACCTCCAACCCGCGGTTGAGAAGATGATGTTCACCCTGGTCGGCCTGCCGGATCAGGCAGTCGGAGAAAGCAAAGAGCGGGTTCGGACGGCGATCAAGAACTCCGGGCTGGACTTTCCCTATAAGCGAGTGCTCTGCAACCTAGCTCCAGGGGACCTGCGAAAGGAAGGGCCGTTCCTGGATTTGCCGATTGCTATCGCGGTTCTTGCCGCAAACAACGTCTTGCCAATCTCCGAGTTAGAATCCACTCTCATCATAGGAGAGATGGGTCTGGACGGCGAAATGCGGCTGGTAGATGGAGCGGTTTCAGTGGCGTTGATGGCACTCGAACAAGGCTTCCGGAGGCTGATCATGCCCCATCAAAATGCTCGCGAGGCAGCAGTTGCAGTGGGCGTTGAGGTCTACGGAGTTCGGAATCTGCTCGAAGCGGTTGAGCTTTTGAATGGGTCCTTGCTCGTTGGACCGGTGGTGTTTGATGATGGCGAAGATGTTCGACTGCCTCACTACGAAGTTGATTACAGCGATGTAAAAGGGCAGAAGCACGCGATACGGGCGCTGGAGATCGCGGCGGCGGGTGGGCATAACGTTTTGATGGTTGGTCCTCCGGGTTCAGGGAAGACGATGCTGGCGCGGCGATTGCCGACGATCTTGCCTCCGTTGAAACTGGAAGAGGCGATTGCGGTGACTCGGATTCATTCCTCGGCAGGGCAAAAGGGGGCTCGGGAGGGGTTGGTTTGGGAGCGGCCGTTTCGGTCGCCTCACCATTCGGCATCGCATGCGGCGATTGTGGGTGGGGGGAAGAATCCTAAGCCGGGGGAGATTTCTTTGGGGCACTTTGGGGTGTTGTTGATGGACGAGATGCCGGAGTTTGATCGGTCGGTTTTGGAGGCTTTGCGGCAGCCTTTGGAGGATGGGGTGATTACGGTTGCTCGGGTGAGCAATACTCTGACTTTTCCTGCGGAGTGTATTTTGATTGGGGCGATGAATCCTTGCCCTTGCGGGTTTCGGGGGTTGCCGGAGCAGAAGTGCGTTTCGAATCCGGCGTCTTGTAGCAAGTATGCGAGCAAGATTAGTGGGCCGTTGATGGACCGGATTGATATTCACCTCGAGGTGCCTCGGTTGAAGCCGGATGAGCTGATGGATAAGGAGCCGGGGGAGGCTTCTTTTGCTATTCGGGAGCGGGTTGTTGCGGCGCGGGAGCTGCAGGGGGCTCGGTTGGGTGGGGCGAGAGTGAACGCGAAGATGACGCCGAGGGAGATTCGGGAGATGGTGGTCTTGGACGAGGAGTGCGACCAGTTTATGCGGGCGGTGGCGGCTCGGATGAGTATTTCGGGGCGGGTTTTTGACCGGATTTTGCGGGTCGGGCGGACGATTGCGGATTTGGATGGGTCGGAGCAGGTTAGGAAGGCTCATTTGGCGGAAGCGGTTCAGTACCGGGAGAGGGGCTGA
- the pyk gene encoding pyruvate kinase has translation MDRRTKIVVTLGPAVDSKERIQELIEAGMSVARLNCSHGDWEAKGRWIEWIRELSPTTAPVAILADLQGPKFRVGDLGTHGLDLVAGQVVTMGKGAELPIEQDEILEVMDPGEKLLLGDGEIEIRIEERSGEWFKGRVVTGGNLKSKKGITLVGQAFNVPALSIKDLDDVQQAVNYGCDFIALSYVKHAKDIELLKWELQKHHSTMKVCAKIETPEAIRELDSIMEEVDIVMVARGDMGLQMDIEDVPRLQKRIIEHCGRAGIPVITATQMLESMMTNPRPTRAEVSDVFNSVLDGTDAVMLSGETAAGQYPIECVRVMARIALEAEYELGDDIYDRYTKEDPEEHTEAIAAAVAILERQLVPSAVVTTSTSGQTPRLVSKFRPKAKILCASWRPETVAYMAVVWGVQATLVPQPSSTDDVMAEAVETFSANGCLHSGDLVILTGGVPAGKAGNTNMIMTQVVK, from the coding sequence ATGGATAGGCGAACCAAAATAGTGGTCACACTGGGTCCCGCAGTGGATTCAAAAGAACGGATTCAAGAACTGATCGAAGCCGGTATGTCTGTCGCCCGACTGAACTGTAGCCACGGAGACTGGGAAGCCAAGGGCCGGTGGATCGAATGGATCCGCGAACTTTCCCCAACGACTGCTCCCGTTGCAATCCTCGCTGATCTACAAGGGCCAAAATTCCGCGTCGGAGATCTCGGAACTCATGGTCTCGACCTAGTTGCTGGACAAGTTGTCACGATGGGCAAGGGAGCCGAGCTTCCAATCGAGCAAGATGAAATCCTTGAAGTCATGGATCCAGGCGAGAAGCTCCTGCTGGGTGATGGAGAAATCGAGATTCGTATCGAAGAAAGGTCCGGTGAGTGGTTCAAAGGACGCGTTGTCACAGGAGGAAACCTCAAAAGCAAGAAAGGAATCACGTTGGTTGGCCAAGCGTTTAATGTTCCGGCGCTTTCCATCAAGGACCTCGACGATGTTCAGCAGGCCGTCAACTACGGTTGCGACTTCATTGCCCTGAGCTACGTCAAGCACGCAAAAGACATCGAACTCCTTAAGTGGGAACTCCAGAAGCACCACTCCACGATGAAGGTCTGCGCTAAGATCGAAACTCCCGAAGCGATTCGTGAACTCGATTCGATCATGGAAGAAGTCGATATCGTGATGGTCGCCCGTGGCGATATGGGCCTCCAGATGGACATCGAAGACGTCCCTCGACTCCAAAAGCGGATCATTGAGCACTGCGGCCGAGCAGGAATCCCCGTCATTACAGCGACCCAGATGTTGGAGAGTATGATGACGAACCCTCGCCCGACTCGTGCGGAAGTTTCGGACGTCTTCAACTCGGTTCTCGACGGGACGGACGCCGTAATGCTCTCTGGCGAAACTGCCGCTGGGCAGTACCCGATCGAGTGCGTCAGAGTCATGGCGCGCATTGCTCTCGAAGCCGAGTACGAACTTGGAGACGACATTTACGACCGATACACCAAAGAGGACCCAGAGGAGCACACAGAGGCAATTGCTGCAGCCGTCGCCATTCTCGAGCGTCAGCTTGTGCCTTCCGCTGTCGTCACCACCTCGACAAGCGGGCAAACCCCCCGATTGGTTTCAAAGTTTCGACCAAAGGCAAAGATTCTCTGTGCGAGTTGGCGCCCTGAGACTGTTGCCTACATGGCTGTGGTCTGGGGAGTTCAGGCCACGCTGGTGCCTCAGCCTTCTTCGACGGACGACGTCATGGCGGAAGCGGTCGAAACCTTTAGCGCGAACGGTTGCCTGCACTCCGGCGACCTCGTCATTCTCACCGGCGGGGTTCCAGCTGGCAAAGCCGGAAACACGAATATGATCATGACCCAGGTTGTGAAATGA